ttaatttggataaattactattttttttatttgacagCAATCACTATTTAGACCAACGATAACATATTTGTTACATTAATATGGATCCATATTTTGAGTCGGGACTTTTGAGATTGTTATTTAGGGCCGTATTATTCATTATTATAAGGTTCACCAGTCCCTTGGTACACAAAAACACTACGTGACGTTTTCATACGAGGAACACGACACGTAGTCCGTTTACATACTCACAAAACGACGTTAGTAGATTTAACAGAACATAGGCTAACTTAAagtagaaaaaaacaaaagagagttaACTCTTATCGTACGAAGTTGTcggaaaaagataaaaatctaCCGTACGCCGGGAAATTACCGCCGTCATTCTCTAAGAAATCTCTGGAAACATCTGAAACCCAAATACTGAGCACAGAATCTCTCCATCTCAtcgccgcctctctctctacaCATCTCTTCCTCCACCGCTTCTTCCCAGTACATAGGCCACGCGCCGCCTTGTCCGTCACCGTAGTTAGACCACCACTGATTCTCGTCTTTAGCCTCAGATATCGCGTCGAGTATCTCCTGCATCCCGACGATCTGACGGCTCACCTTCCTCCGAGCTTCCCTGATCGTCGGATCCAAACCAGGAACAGAGTCGAGTTTCAGAAGCAGAGACATCAGCGTCTCGTTCATCCTCAGCCGTTCCTTCTCGTCGCTTCTGATGGCGTCTACAGTCTCCTGCCGTTGGATCATGCTCTGTGCGCGGTTGGCTTCCCGATGGACGGACGAGATCGTTTTGTATAGGCCTCGGATCTTGTGAGAACGGTAGCCGGATTGAATCCGTGCTGCGGCTGTGGCTTTGTCGGCGGAGGCGTTAGTCATGACGGTGGCTTTAGCTGCCGGAGTTGGGGTTTCAATCGGGATCTCTCTGGTTGCTGGAGGGGCAGTATGGTCAGTATAGAAAGTGTGGATAACGGTGGTTGTTGTTGCCGACGATGAGAACTTCCTTGAGcgtttcatttttttccttatgtatgctttttttttctgacgGTGGTTGTTATTGACTCATATATAGTAACTCGTAAGTAATGTTTTTCACTCACGGTTAATTTGTTAAAGACCAATTATTGAAAGTTTCTGTCTAAGCGACCGACCGTTGTTAAAAGACCCATTCACACTCGATGATAAGCTTTTATATAGAAAGTTATTACATTCCGTTGTCTTCTTTATCAAAGATTCAATAATATATAGTATTATCTTTCTTTACACAATCTTTCCTGCAAATAaagaacataatttaataattgCTGGAAGTGAATTTTAAGCTGTCGTCTTTGGGATAATGACTGAGAAGCTAACGTCATATTTTCAGTTAAACAATTTGTGAAATATGTGTGTATTTATTGTTACTATTTATACATAAGATTATAAACTGAAACTATATACTCCATTGCTGCTAATGCAGCTCTGTGTtagagggaaaaaaaaaagagagaacaaaatattcaaaagaaaaatatggaaataagaaaaacataattcaaatgttttttttttgtttaaatcaaCCAAACACACAAATCAATGTCTTGCAGCCAAAAGAATATAATTATGAGTAGTTGTAAGGCAATGCATTTTTTTACTCAATTATTTGAAACTAGTAGTatgacggaggaggaggagacgaaGCATACGAGACACTTGGAATCGGTGGTAGAGACGTGTCGGAGTAGGAAGGAACCGGTGGTGGTGACGATGTGTATGAATATTCAGGTGTTGGTTCGTAAGTAGGAGGTGCTTGTGTTGGTGGAGGATGGCTTTCTGTACATCCCTTTGCTGGTGGCGGAGACTGGGCTGGTGCATAGTAGTACTCAGTTGGTGGTGGAGGACTTGGTGTTTCCGATGGATAGTATACtggtgatggtggtggtggactTTGTGTTTGTGATGGATAGTATACCGGTGATGGAGGGGGTGGGCTTTGTTCGGGTGCATAGTATACTGGTGTTGGCGGGGGTGGGCTTTGTGTTTCCGGTGCATAGTATACTGGTGTTGGCGGGGGTGGGCTTTGTTCCGGTGCATAGTATACTGGTGCTGGCGGTGGTGGACTTTGTGTCTCCGGTGCATAGTATACTGGTGTTGGAGGGGGAGGGCTTTGTATTTCCGGTGCATAGTATACgggtgatggtggtggtgggCTTTGTGTCACTGGTGCATAGTATACAACAGGCGGTGGCGGAGATGATTCAGGACATGGTGGTGGTGGACTtggaggtggtggaggtggaGATGAGTATACGTATGGTGGAGGTGGAGGAGATGAGTACACGtaaggtggtggaggaggagatgaGTATACGTaaggtggtggtggagatgaGTATACATAAGGTGGTGGTGGACTTGGAGGAGGGGGAGGTGGAGATGAGTATATGTAAGGCGGTGGTGGACTTGGAGGAGGCGGAGGTGGAGATGAGTATACGTAAggcggtggtggaggagatgaGTACACGtaaggtggaggaggaggagatgagTAGACAtaaggtggtggtggaggaggagatgaGTATACGTAAGGCGGTGGAGGAGATggagatggtggtggtggtggagggtAAGCTCGAACAGTAGGCGACATCTTGGACAACGGTGGTGGAGGCGGAGAGTATGCTCTCACGGTAGGCGACATCTTAGACGACGGTGGTGGCGGCGGAGAATAAGCTCTCACGGTGGGAGACATCTTGGACGACGGTGGTGGAGGCGACTTGTAAACATAAACTGGTGGAGGAAGTTTCCTCACAACAGGTGACATCTTAAACGTCGGTGGCGGCGGagagaaaatattataacaaccaAACTTGCTACAATCAACAGGTCGAGCCAACAGAGATAAACACTCCTTAACCGATCTCTGACGAGCCACACCGGTTAAACAGTTCATGGAACCGTTCACAATAGCATCGGCCACCGATAGAGCGGCGCATATAGGAGCACGACCGGTGAAGAAGTTGGAAGAGTAAGTGAAGTTCTCAAGGTTAGGAAGCTGGCAGATACTTGGAGGAATGACTCCAGTGAAGCCATTGTTAGCCACGTGAAGCTCTTCCAAGCTCTTCATGTTACCGACGCTAGCCGGTAACGGACCACGTAGACGGTTCGAACTGACGTCGAAAACCGTCACTTTCTTGAGGTTACCGATCTGAGGAGGTAAACAACCGGTTAAGTTATCGTTAGAGAGGATAATCTCGTTGAGTGTCTTTCCCATTTGACCGATACTTCCAGGTATGCATCCTCCAAGATCGTTGTCCGCAAGAACCAAAGCAGAGACCGGAGAGTTCCCCATGTTCTTGGGGATCCCAAACCGGAACCTGTTATGGTTCAAGAATATAGCGTCGAGCTTTTTATCGAAGAGCTTCCACGGGATCTTGCCTTCGAACTCGTTGTAGCGAAGGTCCAAGAACTTAAGGGACGGTAAAGAGAGGACAACCTTAGGGAACTTACCGACGAATCGGTTGTTGCTAAGATCAAGCTCGTAGAGAAGCTTCATGCGGTTGAATGAGAGAGGAACTTCACCGCAGAAACGGTTTGAGTTAAGGTGGAAGAGAGCGAGGTCACAAAGGAGACCAAGCTCGGATGGTAAGTAACCAGCCATGTCGGCATGGTTAAGGTCAATGCCTGCAACGACTCTTGTTTTGTTGTATGCGCCAGGAAGAGGAGCGCAGTAGATTCCATTGTAGGAGCAAACGTCTGAGCCGTTCCAGTTGGCTGTGAAGTTGAAAGGGTCAGAGAAGATTGCTAGTTTCCATGACTGGAGAGCGATGTATGCTTCACGTAGCTTCGGGTTCTCGAACTTGAGTTTCGGGTCTACTTTGATATGAACACCCAAGCCACTTTCAGCAGCTTTGATCTGTAGTAAACAAAGGGAagagagaaaaaggaaaaggaagatACGAACAGGATGGAGCAGCATTTTTTTTATGGGTCAAGAAACCCacttttttacatattatgaacaTCTATTATCCCTATGTGCTCCATCTTTATAAAACAGTTTAGAAACTCTAGAGTCGTAAGTTCGTAACTCTTTCCATCCTCTAGTTGTCTTTATTTTTTACTGAATTTGTCAATCAGTGACATG
The sequence above is drawn from the Brassica napus cultivar Da-Ae chromosome A8, Da-Ae, whole genome shotgun sequence genome and encodes:
- the LOC106360249 gene encoding BAG family molecular chaperone regulator 5, mitochondrial-like, with protein sequence MKRSRKFSSSATTTTVIHTFYTDHTAPPATREIPIETPTPAAKATVMTNASADKATAAARIQSGYRSHKIRGLYKTISSVHREANRAQSMIQRQETVDAIRSDEKERLRMNETLMSLLLKLDSVPGLDPTIREARRKVSRQIVGMQEILDAISEAKDENQWWSNYGDGQGGAWPMYWEEAVEEEMCRERGGDEMERFCAQYLGFRCFQRFLRE
- the LOC106360248 gene encoding leucine-rich repeat extensin-like protein 1 is translated as MLLHPVRIFLFLFLSSLCLLQIKAAESGLGVHIKVDPKLKFENPKLREAYIALQSWKLAIFSDPFNFTANWNGSDVCSYNGIYCAPLPGAYNKTRVVAGIDLNHADMAGYLPSELGLLCDLALFHLNSNRFCGEVPLSFNRMKLLYELDLSNNRFVGKFPKVVLSLPSLKFLDLRYNEFEGKIPWKLFDKKLDAIFLNHNRFRFGIPKNMGNSPVSALVLADNDLGGCIPGSIGQMGKTLNEIILSNDNLTGCLPPQIGNLKKVTVFDVSSNRLRGPLPASVGNMKSLEELHVANNGFTGVIPPSICQLPNLENFTYSSNFFTGRAPICAALSVADAIVNGSMNCLTGVARQRSVKECLSLLARPVDCSKFGCYNIFSPPPPTFKMSPVVRKLPPPVYVYKSPPPPSSKMSPTVRAYSPPPPPSSKMSPTVRAYSPPPPPLSKMSPTVRAYPPPPPPSPSPPPPYVYSSPPPPPPYVYSSPPPPPYVYSSPPPPPYVYSSPPPPPPSPPPPYIYSSPPPPPPSPPPPYVYSSPPPPYVYSSPPPPPYVYSSPPPPPYVYSSPPPPPPSPPPPCPESSPPPPVVYYAPVTQSPPPPSPVYYAPEIQSPPPPTPVYYAPETQSPPPPAPVYYAPEQSPPPPTPVYYAPETQSPPPPTPVYYAPEQSPPPPSPVYYPSQTQSPPPPSPVYYPSETPSPPPPTEYYYAPAQSPPPAKGCTESHPPPTQAPPTYEPTPEYSYTSSPPPVPSYSDTSLPPIPSVSYASSPPPPSYY